The following coding sequences are from one Fusibacter sp. A1 window:
- a CDS encoding response regulator, whose protein sequence is MIRVLVVEDDPMLAKIHMNFVENLNGFEVVGVANDGVTALEMLKTSNIDLVVLDIYMPKMDGLKLIDEMRRESIQSDLILVTASKDVEQVQQALKFGVFDYLVKPFEFERLKRSLIQYKSRVDTLKSNEVVEQSLIDKMLLRDEKQVVYALPKGLHQKTLDRIRKSVERYTDRFVDIETISEELAMSNVTVRRYLEYMASVDEVEIEMNYGTRGRPSFKYKYRK, encoded by the coding sequence ATGATTAGGGTGCTTGTAGTTGAAGACGATCCGATGTTGGCAAAGATCCATATGAATTTTGTGGAGAACTTGAATGGATTTGAAGTAGTTGGAGTTGCAAACGACGGGGTAACAGCGCTTGAAATGCTTAAGACTAGTAATATCGACCTTGTTGTACTCGATATCTACATGCCAAAGATGGACGGTTTGAAACTTATTGATGAAATGCGTCGTGAATCCATTCAGTCGGATCTGATACTTGTGACTGCTTCAAAGGATGTGGAACAGGTGCAACAAGCACTGAAGTTCGGTGTCTTTGATTATCTTGTTAAACCATTTGAATTTGAGCGTTTGAAACGGTCTCTTATACAATATAAAAGCAGGGTGGATACCTTAAAATCTAATGAGGTGGTAGAACAGAGCTTAATCGACAAAATGTTATTACGAGATGAGAAACAGGTTGTATACGCATTACCGAAAGGGCTACACCAAAAAACACTAGATAGAATTAGAAAATCTGTAGAAAGATACACAGATAGGTTTGTGGATATCGAAACCATTTCAGAAGAGCTTGCGATGTCGAATGTGACGGTCAGGCGCTACCTTGAGTATATGGCGTCGGTGGATGAAGTTGAGATTGAAATGAATTATGGAACCAGAGGAAGACCTTCTTTTAAATACAAGTATAGAAAATAA
- a CDS encoding sensor histidine kinase: MNLKFRRLNPIKLQLKLTILIMFLIVFSTGISSYFVSRFEFVRLEEKIESDLYNVAGIIADTPLIQKNLYEKNEQAIQQYVEHQLESLIDVEIITIADMEGIRFGHPNSDRLGERFVGGDELKVISEGAKYTSVATGTLGRSVRAFAPVYYQNEQVGFVMAAHLFDDVLLARRNVELNIIIYTLIGIVFGSMGAIVIAIIIKDNLLGLEPHEIVQLYREKNAMLKSLHEGILAIDDKGLITMMNDSAIKILGIKDTDVVGKHINLLFPTSKLLRVLETGVAEYDRGQKINGAHVMTNRVPVLEGNRIVGAIGTFRDRTEVVAMAEEITGVKQIIEALRANTHEFMNKLHVIMGLLEMGDDSSTKAYIIDLKESHDMIHEMVVEKIGNPMISALLLGKLNRAKEESVKLYLSEDSSFKQVDDRLGSQVVIIIIGNLIENAIEAIKRSNQSNGMVDVYLNDLGPEIIIQVTDNGVGIEASQISRIFRRGYSTKPGSNGIGLDIVNANVIRLGGKIEVDSEVGEGSTFTVTFPVEEI, translated from the coding sequence ATGAATTTGAAATTTAGGCGATTAAATCCGATAAAGCTACAGCTGAAATTAACGATTCTGATCATGTTCCTAATCGTTTTTTCAACTGGAATCAGTAGTTATTTTGTTAGTCGGTTTGAATTTGTCAGACTAGAAGAAAAAATTGAATCAGACCTTTATAATGTAGCTGGAATCATAGCGGATACACCTCTTATTCAAAAGAACCTGTATGAGAAAAACGAGCAAGCAATTCAACAATACGTTGAACATCAACTTGAGAGTTTGATTGATGTAGAAATCATCACCATAGCGGATATGGAAGGCATTAGATTTGGACATCCCAATAGCGATCGGCTTGGTGAGCGATTTGTGGGTGGAGATGAGCTAAAAGTAATCAGTGAAGGTGCAAAGTACACATCGGTTGCTACTGGAACGTTAGGACGTTCTGTGAGAGCATTTGCCCCTGTCTACTATCAAAATGAGCAGGTCGGTTTTGTTATGGCAGCACATCTGTTTGACGATGTTTTACTCGCCAGACGTAATGTGGAGCTAAATATAATCATTTATACGCTTATTGGCATAGTTTTTGGGAGTATGGGTGCTATAGTCATTGCGATTATCATAAAGGATAATCTATTGGGACTTGAACCCCATGAAATCGTGCAGTTGTATAGAGAAAAAAATGCGATGTTGAAATCGCTGCATGAAGGAATTCTTGCTATCGATGATAAGGGGCTTATTACGATGATGAATGATTCTGCGATAAAAATACTGGGAATTAAGGATACCGACGTTGTCGGCAAACATATCAACTTACTTTTTCCAACGTCCAAACTGCTTAGGGTGCTTGAAACAGGAGTCGCAGAATACGATAGAGGACAAAAGATTAATGGCGCCCATGTCATGACTAATCGCGTTCCGGTTTTAGAAGGGAACAGGATAGTCGGTGCAATCGGTACATTCAGGGATAGGACAGAAGTCGTCGCCATGGCAGAGGAGATAACCGGTGTTAAGCAAATCATTGAAGCGCTGCGCGCAAACACGCATGAGTTCATGAATAAACTTCATGTCATTATGGGTCTTTTGGAAATGGGGGATGATAGCAGCACAAAGGCTTATATCATAGACCTTAAAGAATCACATGATATGATTCATGAGATGGTTGTAGAGAAGATTGGAAACCCGATGATCAGCGCATTGCTTTTAGGCAAGCTCAATAGAGCGAAAGAAGAGAGTGTGAAGCTTTATTTGTCAGAGGACAGTTCCTTTAAGCAAGTAGATGACAGACTTGGTTCTCAGGTTGTCATTATTATCATCGGCAACTTGATTGAAAACGCCATTGAAGCGATTAAGCGTTCGAATCAGTCTAATGGAATGGTAGATGTGTATTTAAATGATCTTGGACCTGAGATCATTATCCAGGTCACTGACAATGGAGTTGGTATAGAAGCTAGTCAGATTAGCCGAATATTCAGGCGTGGATACTCGACAAAACCTGGTAGTAACGGTATTGGCCTTGATATCGTTAACGCGAATGTGATTCGATTGGGCGGTAAAATCGAAGTGGATTCTGAGGTTGGTGAAGGCAGTACATTTACGGTGACTTTTCCAGTAGAGGAGATTTAA
- a CDS encoding M4 family metallopeptidase, with translation MKKRIFIFALALCLVASSFSFAGATSNGNQAIPVLINGELTDASNDEAAVIVQNYLNGNKSAYKLKENHGFKVKHVEKQNGNTIVRLQQTIDGIPVVGFEQVANIDENGIMTSLAGQLLKEKNVRAGKKVNANKAVDIAISDLTVTPVFENKPSAELVYVVDENGAALAYEIELSYMEPEAGRWFYYVSADKGSVINKYNKLDTAKPVKPSSGITVDSSGIDVNGVLRTFKALQSSGSYLLVDSTRGNGVYTYDAAYRTRTPGSLWTDYDNYLGAAYDAPAVSAHANASDVYDFYLNVFNRRSYDNNNAKLISSVHYSRNYNNAFWNGSQMVYGDGDGNVFYPLSGALDVVAHELTHAVTEYTCDLIYQNESGAINEALSDIMGTAVEFYYNDDPDYLIGEDISGPGLGAVALRSMEDPTIMGDPDHYSVRYIGTQDNGGVHINSSIINKAAYLMAEGGSHYNVSVTGISIEKTADIFYRCMTNYLTPSSNFTALKAAAIQSATDLYGSSSAEVTTVIDAFNAVGIQ, from the coding sequence ATGAAAAAACGTATTTTTATTTTTGCTTTAGCATTATGCCTTGTGGCATCTAGTTTTTCATTTGCTGGAGCAACTTCGAACGGTAATCAAGCGATTCCTGTTCTTATTAACGGTGAATTAACTGACGCTTCGAATGATGAAGCTGCAGTAATCGTTCAAAACTATTTGAACGGAAACAAGTCTGCTTACAAACTTAAAGAAAACCATGGTTTCAAGGTGAAGCACGTTGAAAAGCAAAATGGGAACACAATTGTTAGACTTCAACAAACAATTGACGGTATCCCAGTTGTTGGTTTTGAGCAAGTTGCAAACATCGACGAAAACGGAATCATGACATCTTTAGCAGGTCAATTACTTAAAGAGAAAAACGTAAGAGCCGGTAAAAAAGTCAACGCTAATAAAGCGGTAGATATCGCAATTAGCGATTTGACAGTTACACCTGTCTTTGAAAATAAACCTTCTGCAGAACTTGTTTATGTTGTTGACGAAAACGGCGCAGCTCTTGCGTACGAGATCGAACTTAGCTACATGGAACCTGAAGCTGGAAGATGGTTCTACTATGTAAGTGCCGACAAGGGTTCTGTAATTAATAAATACAACAAACTTGATACTGCAAAACCTGTTAAGCCTTCTTCAGGCATCACAGTGGACAGTAGCGGTATCGATGTGAATGGCGTACTAAGAACGTTTAAAGCGTTACAATCAAGCGGTTCTTATCTACTTGTAGACAGTACAAGAGGTAACGGTGTTTACACATATGACGCAGCGTACAGAACAAGAACTCCTGGTAGCTTATGGACAGATTATGATAACTACTTGGGTGCTGCTTATGACGCACCAGCTGTGAGCGCTCATGCTAACGCATCAGACGTATATGATTTTTACTTAAATGTATTCAACAGAAGAAGTTATGACAACAATAATGCTAAATTGATCTCCTCAGTCCACTATTCACGCAATTACAACAACGCGTTCTGGAACGGCAGTCAAATGGTGTACGGCGATGGCGATGGAAACGTGTTCTATCCACTGTCTGGCGCACTTGATGTTGTAGCCCATGAATTGACTCATGCAGTTACTGAATACACTTGTGACTTGATTTACCAAAATGAATCAGGCGCGATCAACGAAGCGTTATCAGATATTATGGGAACTGCAGTTGAGTTTTACTACAATGACGATCCTGATTACCTGATTGGCGAAGATATTTCTGGTCCTGGACTAGGCGCAGTAGCTCTTAGATCAATGGAAGACCCTACAATCATGGGAGATCCTGACCACTATTCTGTAAGATATATAGGAACACAAGATAACGGTGGCGTTCATATCAACAGCAGTATCATCAACAAAGCTGCATACTTGATGGCAGAAGGTGGCTCTCACTATAACGTGAGCGTTACTGGTATAAGCATCGAGAAGACTGCCGACATATTCTACAGATGTATGACAAACTACCTGACTCCATCTTCTAACTTTACTGCCCTAAAAGCGGCTGCCATTCAATCGGCAACTGACCTTTATGGTAGCTCAAGTGCAGAAGTAACAACGGTTATCGACGCATTCAACGCGGTTGGTATTCAATAG
- a CDS encoding helix-turn-helix domain-containing protein gives MNFIEYGDLVLSIRKNCGFTREQVREVTGISIETLRRIECGKPEPKLSTLDKLSFLYKVDLIELLTKTRIPLDFFSEDLIDEIINKMTNMEYEELKVMIQKIIENMLCDKSTTPTEKKFFNDFLNSITLVEISETKNLTKNIITLENILIGLSSNRKTMLSDQYFYTIELITAIALMIQYRRNNQNTKAIRIIQQLLYKTKQYPYLNKRQINFLGSLYLNLSYSYHIMDEHDEVIHVVDEVLLDKKLAFTTTLLCDLLTRKAIALYHLGDDSYYDILTSAIIIAPPTRSRFIKSMIKSQYNITHHLCDAD, from the coding sequence ATGAATTTCATAGAATACGGTGATTTAGTATTATCAATTAGAAAAAACTGCGGTTTTACAAGAGAGCAAGTTAGAGAAGTAACTGGTATTTCTATTGAAACATTAAGAAGAATAGAATGTGGAAAACCGGAACCTAAGCTATCCACTTTGGATAAACTTTCTTTCTTATATAAGGTTGACTTGATTGAACTATTGACCAAAACAAGAATCCCTCTTGATTTCTTTTCTGAGGATTTGATTGATGAAATCATTAACAAGATGACCAATATGGAATATGAAGAACTAAAAGTGATGATTCAAAAAATCATCGAAAATATGCTTTGTGATAAAAGTACAACACCAACTGAAAAAAAATTCTTTAACGACTTTTTAAATTCAATCACATTGGTCGAAATAAGCGAAACAAAAAACCTTACAAAAAACATCATTACTCTTGAAAATATTCTAATTGGTTTAAGCAGTAATCGAAAAACGATGTTATCTGACCAATATTTTTACACGATAGAACTTATTACAGCAATCGCTCTTATGATTCAATACCGACGGAATAATCAAAACACAAAAGCGATTAGAATCATCCAGCAATTGCTATATAAAACCAAGCAATACCCATACTTAAATAAGCGTCAAATTAATTTTCTTGGATCATTATATTTGAATTTAAGTTACTCCTATCACATAATGGATGAACATGACGAAGTTATCCATGTTGTAGATGAAGTATTACTTGATAAGAAATTGGCTTTTACTACAACCCTTTTATGTGATCTACTAACCAGAAAAGCAATCGCACTATATCACCTTGGGGATGATTCATACTACGACATCCTGACCAGTGCGATAATCATCGCACCACCTACCAGATCAAGATTTATCAAGTCCATGATTAAAAGCCAATACAATATTACACATCATTTATGCGATGCAGATTGA
- a CDS encoding phenylacetate--CoA ligase family protein: MSIKDKYQLSVINILLNMLQAKKAEKLNDEQLNELQQRRLAKLLKHVMDHSEFYKTFYEEHGITVDKIESVKIHDLPIIDKELMMKNFNRFVCDKGLKKNDLEKFLSDPEMSDSKYDGIYEVIHTSGSSGSPGIYVYGPNDWSLLKAIVINRVSKNKFHLFKKTKLAYIGLIDGHYAGISLTKDAPKLLFDFLPVDIGRPIKESVEKLNKYMPESLSGYASGVYLLALEQLEGRLNIYPSRILCSAETLTDQMAKTIHKAFGIKPINFYAATESIGMASQCDLHDEIHLFNDWHIYEVIKENGEPAKPGEIGHLVVTTLYNYTQPLIRYKMHDEVVLSDKTCSCGWSFPLISRIAGREEEQLWFEDSSSNKDYLHPTIFIEFFVIGLEKLQVVQVEQNTLQLNVVITGDSEIVISKIIKRMDDILDKKGFGSYVKFSINIVDSIPNDEKTGKYRLIIPLKTSLSS, translated from the coding sequence GTGAGTATTAAAGATAAGTATCAACTATCCGTCATCAACATCTTACTAAACATGCTACAAGCAAAAAAAGCCGAAAAATTGAACGATGAGCAATTGAATGAGCTTCAACAAAGGCGGCTAGCTAAATTGTTAAAGCATGTGATGGACCACTCTGAGTTTTACAAAACATTTTATGAAGAGCATGGAATCACTGTGGACAAAATTGAGTCTGTTAAAATTCACGATCTCCCTATCATCGATAAAGAGCTCATGATGAAGAACTTTAATCGGTTCGTCTGTGACAAGGGTCTTAAAAAGAATGATCTAGAAAAGTTTTTAAGTGACCCTGAGATGTCAGATAGCAAATACGATGGTATTTACGAAGTGATACACACATCCGGTTCATCAGGCAGTCCTGGAATTTATGTATATGGTCCAAATGACTGGTCCCTGCTAAAAGCGATCGTGATCAATCGCGTGTCAAAAAACAAATTCCATCTTTTTAAAAAGACCAAACTCGCCTATATCGGACTAATTGACGGTCACTATGCGGGAATCAGTTTGACCAAAGATGCGCCAAAGCTTTTATTTGATTTTCTTCCAGTGGATATCGGCAGACCTATAAAAGAATCAGTTGAGAAACTCAATAAGTACATGCCCGAAAGCCTAAGCGGCTATGCTTCTGGTGTATATCTTCTCGCACTTGAGCAATTGGAAGGCCGCTTAAATATTTATCCGTCAAGAATCTTATGCTCTGCAGAAACGCTGACCGATCAGATGGCGAAGACCATCCATAAGGCCTTCGGCATTAAACCGATCAATTTCTATGCAGCTACAGAATCAATCGGAATGGCTTCGCAGTGCGACCTGCATGATGAAATCCATCTTTTTAACGATTGGCATATCTATGAAGTGATAAAAGAAAATGGCGAACCTGCAAAGCCAGGTGAAATCGGACACCTAGTCGTTACAACTCTATATAACTACACGCAACCGCTTATAAGGTACAAGATGCACGATGAAGTCGTTTTAAGCGACAAGACCTGTTCGTGTGGATGGTCTTTTCCTTTAATCAGCAGAATAGCAGGGCGTGAAGAGGAACAACTATGGTTTGAAGATTCAAGCAGCAATAAGGACTATCTGCATCCTACTATTTTTATCGAATTCTTTGTCATAGGCCTTGAAAAACTGCAGGTCGTTCAAGTGGAGCAAAACACCTTACAATTGAATGTGGTCATCACAGGTGATTCGGAGATTGTCATCTCAAAAATCATAAAAAGAATGGATGATATTCTCGATAAAAAGGGATTTGGCTCTTACGTGAAATTCAGTATAAACATCGTCGATTCGATTCCGAATGATGAAAAAACAGGAAAATACCGATTGATTATTCCCTTAAAAACTAGCCTATCATCATAA
- a CDS encoding GNAT family N-acetyltransferase, which translates to MTIKLMTQNELSDFLSYCETYRYAHDESFLDEEEMAEFTVNEKDPTYLLYNEDKLIGVLSIMYDDYYVAGQKARIRIFHCIEDIREHYQLLLSAALPVEFDIDRLEMFLPDKVSGVQDIVKDLGFSYYRTSYVMVRKGKDRVTANFPVGYELKPLVVDRDEEAYAFIRNKAFENLKGSQTPINKEIVHKLFNDKWLLKEGMQLLWYKDSPVGVLRMIHESDDTGEYSFVAPIALLPEHQGKGIGRELLKAGIELGQQNDLNDCMLVVNAENEQALSMYQKSGFETLESVSCFVFNLLDEDQVLDHAIFLMDADRIKDAQEYIEENQTKTKGLIRGQIDNFRYCLAALAGKKELALDILRSTIEEKGNWYRPVVFEDDDLTSLQGDSEFERLKHLNELKYKDALVNSKPVATWSEKKADNILLAMHGNQQNISHAKKQWDALASDSLQVEYLQSSDIDSFLLYRWENEGSAPDQIHSAINAMDWDAYSKRTLGGFSAGCNAIARAVAEKQVHADRLVLVGPWLPSFYTKGFEPLFEPLKLSKVLIVCGDLDNDCLPHAKALHSALTEANIDCRLEIVENMGHAFHKGFASLVEEWI; encoded by the coding sequence ATGACCATAAAATTAATGACTCAAAATGAACTAAGTGATTTTTTAAGCTACTGTGAAACCTATCGTTACGCGCATGATGAATCCTTTCTAGACGAAGAGGAAATGGCGGAATTTACAGTAAACGAAAAAGATCCTACCTATTTGCTATATAATGAAGACAAGTTAATTGGTGTATTATCCATTATGTATGACGATTACTATGTAGCCGGTCAAAAGGCACGTATCAGAATTTTTCACTGCATCGAAGATATCCGAGAACACTATCAACTCCTGCTTAGCGCAGCGCTTCCAGTTGAATTTGACATTGACCGTCTAGAAATGTTCTTACCGGACAAAGTGTCTGGAGTCCAAGACATTGTAAAGGATTTAGGCTTTAGCTATTATAGGACTTCGTATGTGATGGTTCGTAAAGGCAAAGATCGTGTGACTGCGAATTTTCCTGTCGGATATGAACTTAAGCCTCTAGTCGTAGACAGAGACGAAGAAGCATATGCATTTATAAGAAATAAAGCCTTTGAAAATCTGAAAGGCTCTCAAACGCCTATTAACAAAGAAATTGTCCACAAGCTATTTAATGATAAATGGCTGCTCAAAGAAGGTATGCAGCTCTTGTGGTACAAGGATTCACCTGTCGGGGTCTTAAGAATGATACACGAATCCGATGATACTGGCGAATATAGCTTTGTAGCTCCAATCGCCCTTCTGCCTGAACATCAAGGCAAAGGCATAGGCAGAGAACTGCTAAAAGCAGGAATCGAACTCGGTCAGCAAAACGACCTTAATGATTGCATGCTCGTCGTAAATGCCGAGAACGAGCAAGCCTTATCGATGTATCAAAAATCAGGGTTCGAGACTCTCGAGTCTGTAAGTTGCTTCGTCTTCAACCTATTAGATGAAGATCAAGTACTCGACCATGCGATTTTTCTGATGGACGCTGACCGTATCAAAGACGCTCAAGAGTATATAGAAGAAAATCAAACCAAAACAAAAGGGCTGATTCGAGGGCAAATAGATAACTTCAGATACTGCCTAGCAGCACTAGCAGGTAAAAAGGAGCTCGCCCTTGATATCCTCCGCAGCACCATCGAGGAAAAAGGAAACTGGTATCGTCCGGTGGTTTTTGAGGATGACGACCTGACAAGCCTACAAGGCGACTCCGAGTTCGAGCGCCTTAAACATTTAAATGAACTAAAATACAAGGATGCACTTGTCAATTCAAAGCCTGTTGCAACTTGGTCAGAGAAAAAGGCCGACAATATCCTACTAGCGATGCATGGCAATCAACAAAACATAAGTCATGCAAAAAAACAATGGGATGCTCTGGCTTCGGATTCACTGCAAGTAGAGTACTTGCAATCCTCAGACATCGATTCTTTTTTATTGTACCGCTGGGAGAACGAAGGTTCTGCTCCAGATCAAATTCACAGCGCTATCAATGCAATGGACTGGGATGCCTATTCCAAAAGAACCCTAGGTGGATTCTCCGCAGGGTGCAATGCAATCGCGCGTGCCGTTGCCGAAAAACAAGTACATGCAGACAGACTTGTATTAGTTGGACCTTGGCTTCCTAGTTTTTACACTAAAGGCTTCGAACCACTGTTTGAACCGCTCAAACTATCAAAAGTGCTCATCGTCTGCGGTGATTTGGACAATGACTGTCTGCCTCATGCAAAAGCATTGCACAGCGCCCTTACAGAAGCCAACATCGATTGCCGTTTGGAAATTGTCGAAAATATGGGGCATGCATTCCACAAAGGGTTCGCTAGCCTTGTTGAGGAATGGATCTAA